In the genome of Oncorhynchus tshawytscha isolate Ot180627B unplaced genomic scaffold, Otsh_v2.0 Un_contig_5665_pilon_pilon, whole genome shotgun sequence, the window TTCAGCAAATCAACAAAGGGTTATGATCAAATCAGTCACATATTTCTAAAACCACATTACCATAATTTCAAACTCTTGAATAAAAGAAATTAGCAATTGATTGGCATTATTAGATTTGTGGATGTGTGTTAGGAGCATTTTTGCATCTGTGCCAGGCAGTGCTATCAGATGTATTCTGGTCTCACCACAAAGCGAAAGTCATACTGGCCTTCAGGACAGGGGTAGGACAGGGCAAGACTGCTGTTAGTAGGGATCTGGGCCATGTCGTTCTTGAAGTCCTGGACGTGAAAGACATACCTGCCCTCACATGTTAGGAGCAGTCGGTTGCTGAAGTGAACACTGTTGGTCTGGTTTTGTCTGAGGCTGctttggagagagagactggcagtGGGGAAGGAAATACACCTGGAACATTCTCGTTGGTTCTTAAAGACTCTTGCTGACCAACTGATGGGGTTGGTTTCCTTGGTCTGGTAAATCACACTATTGTGGTTTGGTGTTGTGAATGACTTGCCATATTCTGGCGTGGGGTAATAAGGTTGGTAGTTATTGTAGCGCCTGTTGTAATCATATCGCATAGCTTGGCGTGGTGGCTCTTTGTTGGTTGAGTTGATGGTGACGCTCCATGGCTCAGCAGTGTAGATCCTGGGATGGTAATCATGCTCTTCTTCACTCTCACTGCTTTTGTGCTTCATCAGAGTGTCGAATGACAAGGCGTTGAACTGGAAGCCTCGGAGCATGCTGACACGATAGAGCTTCTCGTGGCTCCTGTAGAGCTCTGAGGTGAACTGCAGATCGTAGAGCTTCTCGGCAGGGATCATCGGGAAGCGGATGTGGCCTAACAGGGCCGCCTGGCTCTCGGTGCCGGTCAAGTCACCCTTCTCTATGATCCAACTCTCCAGAGCTTGCAGGAGGAACCCCTCGTCCGGTACCACGAGGTCAGACCGCGCCAAGAGGGCCATCAGGAAGTCTGTGGAGAGGTCACTCCAGGCCGGGGAATTGATCAGAGCCTCGCAGTTCCAGGCCAGGTACTGGAGGCAGTTCTCCTGAAGCAGCAGGTCCCCAGTCTGGACGGAGTACTGGTACAGGGAGACCTGGGTGTAGAAGGAGGGGTCCTCAGGGAGGAGTACGGTGAAGAGCCTGCCGGTGTCCTGCATCAGCCGTTTCACCCCAAACTTTGAGGCTAGCTTGTGGAGGCACTGGGCAGAGGAAACGGTCACGTCGATCTTGCGGGTGTAAAGGTACCTAGAGAACCAGAGCAAGGACATTTAAATAAATGAACTTGTATTCAAACATTTTTAGGAGATACCATAGCTAAAAAGGAACTTCAGCAAGTGGTGTTGGACCTAGAGAAAAACTGTGCTTTAAGTAAGGCACCCTGGATCTACACAATTGATTCAAGGAGACGTGGATTCATCTCAACAGAGTACTTTTGAGGTCTAAAATCATCTGACACATTTGGATTCTTGTGTATGTATTTAACCAATAAACATAAAGTGTATCTAAATAGCA includes:
- the LOC112226273 gene encoding galectin-3-binding protein A-like isoform X1; the protein is MQSRGITLWLLLLLHVPGLDSATWNLFGKSSTESTQEGEVRLVGGKHDSEGRVEVYHEGKWGTICDDGWDLAEAQVVCRQLKFPGVVSAVTGGTYGEGSGSIWLDDMDCKGTEKSLSSCSFKGWALTDCSHKEDAGVVCARGTLLHCTDLTSDTAHFLDHSLGLSDDLGELFDRGDDCDFLITIQSPTGNRDGEGKLEVEERNICTHKLILSLYPHFNITNGSSNLSLEMSQACSPCVTSFIRYLYTRKIDVTVSSAQCLHKLASKFGVKRLMQDTGRLFTVLLPEDPSFYTQVSLYQYSVQTGDLLLQENCLQYLAWNCEALINSPAWSDLSTDFLMALLARSDLVVPDEGFLLQALESWIIEKGDLTGTESQAALLGHIRFPMIPAEKLYDLQFTSELYRSHEKLYRVSMLRGFQFNALSFDTLMKHKSSESEEEHDYHPRIYTAEPWSVTINSTNKEPPRQAMRYDYNRRYNNYQPYYPTPEYGKSFTTPNHNSVIYQTKETNPISWSARVFKNQRECSRCISFPTASLSLQSSLRQNQTNSVHFSNRLLLTCEGRYVFHVQDFKNDMAQIPTNSSLALSYPCPEGQYDFRFVVRPEYI
- the LOC112226273 gene encoding galectin-3-binding protein A-like isoform X2, which produces MQSRGITLWLLLLLHVPGLDSATWNLFGKSSTESTQEGEVRLVGGKHDSEGRVEVYHEGKWGTICDDGWDLAEAQVVCRQLKFPGVVSAVTGGTYGEGSGSIWLDDMDCKGTEKSLSSCSFKGWALTDCSHKEDAGVVCARGTDLTSDTAHFLDHSLGLSDDLGELFDRGDDCDFLITIQSPTGNRDGEGKLEVEERNICTHKLILSLYPHFNITNGSSNLSLEMSQACSPCVTSFIRYLYTRKIDVTVSSAQCLHKLASKFGVKRLMQDTGRLFTVLLPEDPSFYTQVSLYQYSVQTGDLLLQENCLQYLAWNCEALINSPAWSDLSTDFLMALLARSDLVVPDEGFLLQALESWIIEKGDLTGTESQAALLGHIRFPMIPAEKLYDLQFTSELYRSHEKLYRVSMLRGFQFNALSFDTLMKHKSSESEEEHDYHPRIYTAEPWSVTINSTNKEPPRQAMRYDYNRRYNNYQPYYPTPEYGKSFTTPNHNSVIYQTKETNPISWSARVFKNQRECSRCISFPTASLSLQSSLRQNQTNSVHFSNRLLLTCEGRYVFHVQDFKNDMAQIPTNSSLALSYPCPEGQYDFRFVVRPEYI